Part of the Syntrophorhabdaceae bacterium genome, CCTCTACACCCAGATCGGCCTGGTTCTTATGATTGCTTTAGCGAGCAAAAACGCGATCCTCATCGTTGAGTTCGCCCGCGATCTTGAAAAAGAAGGCATGTCCCTAAATGAGGCGGCCATTGAGGCTACTAGCCGCAGGTTCCGTCCCATCATGATGACATCCTTCGCGTTTGTCTTCGGTGTGGCCCCGTTGCTCCTCGCCACCGGTGCCGGGGCCGCGAGCCAGCGTGCAATCGGAACGGTCGTCTTTGGCGGGATGCTTTCCTCGACGTTTCTCGCTATCCCCTTTGTCCCCGTTTTCTATGTGTTTATTAATTCCGTGCGAGAGCGGTTAAAAAAGGACCGAAAAACGAAATCGATCCCCCCCGAAGAATAGGATTTTGTGGTTTCCTCAGCGATCACATCTTGGCGGCGTTATCCGCTCATAGATCGGACCGGCTGGACACCAACGGTTTCCATCTCCAGCGACTGGCTATCGCCTTACGGTCCGATCCTTACGAAACGGTTCTCAAGCGTAAGCCCTTTGAACCCGTCGAATCGGTCGTCTACAGATTCACCAAGTCGGGCAAGTCGGTCATCGGGGAGTGGATGGGTTTTGAATAACAGGCCTACCCGACTGTCATCTTTTGCCACATGACCGAGATCCTGCAGCACTGCGGGCAATCCGAAGGGGTCATATCCGGCCCGTGCGGCCAAAACCACGCCGATTCTATCCGCTTCGAACTCTGCATTCTTGTCGAGAGAACGGGCAAAGATCTCCGCGCCGTTACCGATCAGGTTCTTAATCTCGGCATTCTCACCAGCTTGTTTGACGAGCAGCTTACCACCGATGTCTACCAGGCGGCCTTGTTGCAGGAGCTTGAGGTGGTGCTTCTTGATGACATGGCCGATTTCGTGGGCAAGTACGCCTGCCAGCTCGCTTTCACTCTGCAACATCCGATAGAGACCTTTTGTGATAAAAACGTAGCCCCCCGGCGCGGCGAAGGCGTTCAGGTCGTTCGTCTCGATCACGCCGAAATGCCAGTGCAGATCCGGCCGTTCGCTCTGACTTGCCACCCACCGTCCCACCCGGTTGACGTACTGTTGAAGCCTGACATCCTTGGTGAGCGGCGCCGCGCCCAGGATATTGCCGGCGGCCTGCCGTCCGATGGCGATCTCTTCCTCTTGCGAGAAGCCTGTGAAAGAGCGCATAATTCCCAAATCCACGGCCCCGCCGGGATTTGATTCGGGTTTGCCCGGTTCCGGCTTCTTCTGGGTTTGTTGCTCAACAGCCTTTTTCAAGTCCTGAAACAGATCAGCAGAGAGTGCGGCATGGCCCGCGCCGACGAGGACGATGCTGAGAATCAAGGCACGTATCACGATGATCTTCATTAGTGTCCCTCCCTGGCTGCATCCGGCGATGGGAGGTAGCCAACCTTGCGCGCCACGAGTTTTCCCTGAGCAGCAAAACTCCTGGCTTCAGCCTGCGTTATCTCAAAGGATTCCATTTTTTTGAGTTCCTGTTCGTTATATTTGGCCGCCTTGAGGTCCTCTTCATTGAGCCCGCGGATACCGGTTGTAGCCACGACATGCCCGGTTCCTGCGCGGCCAGACGCGA contains:
- a CDS encoding M48 family metalloprotease, which produces MKIIVIRALILSIVLVGAGHAALSADLFQDLKKAVEQQTQKKPEPGKPESNPGGAVDLGIMRSFTGFSQEEEIAIGRQAAGNILGAAPLTKDVRLQQYVNRVGRWVASQSERPDLHWHFGVIETNDLNAFAAPGGYVFITKGLYRMLQSESELAGVLAHEIGHVIKKHHLKLLQQGRLVDIGGKLLVKQAGENAEIKNLIGNGAEIFARSLDKNAEFEADRIGVVLAARAGYDPFGLPAVLQDLGHVAKDDSRVGLLFKTHPLPDDRLARLGESVDDRFDGFKGLTLENRFVRIGP